From Asterias rubens chromosome 20, eAstRub1.3, whole genome shotgun sequence, one genomic window encodes:
- the LOC117303807 gene encoding minor histocompatibility antigen H13-like translates to MADTTIDESNVVADLNQTLNETVANATAKIPATPEGMAVAYGGLVIMALLPIFFGAFRSVKYQKEQKENGEVPEIMSEKDAAMFPLIASATLFGIYVVFQIFSKDYINLLLTVYFFFLGVLALAHIFSPVMRKLLPAAFPNESYHLIFTKGKADKKEDLVNYEFDNKDLVCLGLAGLFGVWYLMKKHWVANNIFGLAFALNGVEFLQLNTVMTGCILLGGLFIYDIFWVFGTNVMVTVAKSFEAPIKLVFPQDILDKGFDANNFAMLGLGDIVIPGIFIALLLRYDVSKAKSSRVYFTASFLAYILGLLTTIGIMHFFKHAQPALLYLVPACIGVPIIIALIRGEIRDLLKYEDNPSKEGDEKVSKATDGEDDKTSSKDSEPKKSK, encoded by the exons ATGGCGGACACAACGATCGACGAGAGCAACGTGGTTGCCGATCTAAACCAGACGTTAAACGAAACTGTAGCAAATGCTACCGCTAAAATTCCGGCCACCCCGGAGGGAATGGCTGTCGCCTACGGGGGGCTGGTGATCATGGCTCTTTTGCCCATCTTCTTTGGTGCTTTTAGATCGGTTAAATATCAGAAAGAACAGAAG GAGAATGGAGAAGTCCCGGAAATCATGTCAGAAAAAGACGCAGCCATGTTCCCACTTATCGCTAGTGCAACATTATTTGGAATCTACGTAGTTTTCCAG ATTTTCTCAAAGGATTACATCAATTTGTTGTTGACTGTTTATTTCTTCTTCCTGGGAGTCTTAGCCCTCGCTCATATATTTAG CCCTGTGATGCGGAAGCTTCTACCGGCAGCATTCCCAAATGAGTCGTATCATCTCATATTCACAAAAGGGAAAGCTGACAAGAAGGAAG ATTTAGTGAACTACGAGTTTGACAACAAGGATCTTGTGTGCCTTGGCCTCGCCGGTTTGTTTGGTGTTTGGTACCTGATGAAAAAG CATTGGGTTGCCAATAACATCTTTGGCCTAGCGTTTGCCTTGAACGGAGTGGAATTCCTGCAGCTCAACACCGTCATGACTGGATGTATACTACTCGGAGGTCTCTTCATCTATGATATATTTTGGGTGTTTGGCACCAATGTCATGGTGACTGTTGCCAAGTCGTTCGAAGCTCCAATCAAAT tggtTTTCCCGCAAGACATCCTGGACAAGGGCTTTGATGCCAACAACTTTGCCATGTTGGGTCTCGGTGACATCGTCATCCCAGGGATATTTATTGCTCTCCTGCTGCGTTACGACGTAAG taaaGCAAAGTCGAGCCGTGTCTACTTCACAGCTAGCTTCTTGGCCTACATCTTGGGTCTGTTGACCACCATCGGTATCATGCATTTCTTTAAGCATGCCCAGCCAGCTCTGCTGTACCTGGTACCTGCCTGCATCGGGGTACCGATCATCATAGCCCTCATCCGAGGAGAAATCAGGGACCTCCTCAA ATACGAAGACAATCCATCAAAGGAGGGCGATGAAAAGGTTTCCAAGGCAACAGATGGAGAAGACGATAAGACAAGCAGCAAAGACAGTGAACCCAAGAAATCCAAGTAA
- the LOC117304083 gene encoding GDP-fucose protein O-fucosyltransferase 1-like isoform X2: MARLSLVVSLVVVLTMRMSESRNTGASLDWDASKGYVLYCPCSGRFGNQVEQFMGALLFASKVDRILVAPPFISYPSALQEKPKNAYVAFDEYFEMEEIKKYYPNVITMETFMTELAPLYWKEGNRFAYCSSGLADNNDGKCTRDGNPFRTFWEDQGIIFDESTVWRTESTSLHYNIDATDTANEWKKEFPASEHPVLALMTAPTYTPISPKTEGLQHYLKFTSIISEPADLFIEKSLQRPFWGLHLRNGADWSRTCELAKDYPHLLSSRQCTREEDDSVTKQMCIHSEEEVISDIRSQIYLAEETDRELPKTIFVATDHVAMEEELQAAFPDIKIVAWGPDLDQMDLHILNQADHVILNCVSAFSAYVKRDRDVNEKSVAFFGYMETHKKLPVVKRSPFHEEL, from the exons ATGGCGAGACTTTCCTTGGTGGTGTCTTTGGTTGTTGTCTTGACGATGAGGATGTCAGAAAGCAGGAATACTGGTGCATCTCTCGACTGGGATGCGTCTAAAGGATACGTCTTGTATTGCCCATGCTCAG GTCGATTTGGGAACCAGGTGGAACAGTTCATGGGAGCGTTGCTTTTTGCATCCAAGGTTGACAGAATCTTAGTCGCCCCTCCGTTTATTTCATACCCAAGCGCCCTTCAGGAAAAACCGAAAAAT GCCTATGTCGCATTCGATGAATATTTTGAGATGGAGGAAATCAAGAAATATTACCCCAACGTGATCACTATGGAAACCTTCATGACAGAATTGGCGCCACTTTATTGGAAGGAAGGCAACAGATTCGCATACTGCTCGAGCGGACTGGCAGATAACAATGACGGCAAATGCACAAGG GACGGAAATCCATTCCGTACATTCTGGGAGGACCAGGGTATCATCTTTGACGAGAGCACAGTTTGGAGAACAGAGTCCACAAGCTTGCATTACAACATAGATGCGACAGACACTGCTAACGAATGGAAAAAAGA ATTCCCTGCCTCTGAGCACCCAGTCCTCGCTCTGATGACGGCACCTACCTACACCCCAATCAGCCCCAAGACCGAGGGGCTTCAACATTATCTCAAGTTCACGAGCATCATCAGTGAGCCGGCAGATCTCTTCATTGAGAAAAGCCTCCAAAGACCTTTCTGGGGTCTGCATCTTAGAAATGGTGCTGACTGG AGCCGTACTTGCGAGCTTGCCAAGGACTACCCTCATCTCCTCAGCTCACGCCAGTGCACCAGGGAGGAGGATGATTCCGTAACCAAGCAGATGTGCATCCATTCCGAGGAGGAGGTCATCTCAGACATCAGATCTCAGATCTATCTGGCTGAGGAGACAGACAGAGAATTGCCTAAGACCATCTTTGTGGCTACTGATCACGTGGCAATGGAGGAAGAACTACAGGCAGCATTCCCGGAT ATCAAGATCGTCGCGTGGGGTCCTGATCTCGACCAGATGGATCTACACATCCTCAACCAAGCAGACCACGTGATCCTGAACTGCGTATCAGCGTTCAGCGCCTACGTCAAACGCGATCGTGACGTCAACGAGAAATCCGTCGCATTTTTCGGCTACATGGAAACGCATAAAAAACTTCCAGTAGTCAAGAGATCTCCGTTTCACGAAGAGTTGTGA
- the LOC117304083 gene encoding GDP-fucose protein O-fucosyltransferase 1-like isoform X1, with amino-acid sequence MARLSLVVSLVVVLTMRMSESRNTGASLDWDASKGYVLYCPCSGRFTGQVEQFLGAVQFAKAVGRILVAPPFIMYPCGRKDRHDHFGVQVPIHMDRNAYVAFDEYFEMEEIKKYYPNVITMETFMTELAPLYWKEGNRFAYCSSGLADNNDGKCTRDGNPFRTFWEDQGIIFDESTVWRTESTSLHYNIDATDTANEWKKEFPASEHPVLALMTAPTYTPISPKTEGLQHYLKFTSIISEPADLFIEKSLQRPFWGLHLRNGADWSRTCELAKDYPHLLSSRQCTREEDDSVTKQMCIHSEEEVISDIRSQIYLAEETDRELPKTIFVATDHVAMEEELQAAFPDIKIVAWGPDLDQMDLHILNQADHVILNCVSAFSAYVKRDRDVNEKSVAFFGYMETHKKLPVVKRSPFHEEL; translated from the exons ATGGCGAGACTTTCCTTGGTGGTGTCTTTGGTTGTTGTCTTGACGATGAGGATGTCAGAAAGCAGGAATACTGGTGCATCTCTCGACTGGGATGCGTCTAAAGGATACGTCTTGTATTGCCCATGCTCAG GTCGGTTTACAGGGCAGGTGGAACAGTTCCTGGGTGCCGTTCAATTTGCAAAAGCTGTGGGTCGAATTCTGGTCGCACCACCTTTTATCATGTACCCATGTGGTCGGAAAGACCGCCACGACCATTTTGGAGTTCAAGTGCCTATCCATATGGATAGAAAT GCCTATGTCGCATTCGATGAATATTTTGAGATGGAGGAAATCAAGAAATATTACCCCAACGTGATCACTATGGAAACCTTCATGACAGAATTGGCGCCACTTTATTGGAAGGAAGGCAACAGATTCGCATACTGCTCGAGCGGACTGGCAGATAACAATGACGGCAAATGCACAAGG GACGGAAATCCATTCCGTACATTCTGGGAGGACCAGGGTATCATCTTTGACGAGAGCACAGTTTGGAGAACAGAGTCCACAAGCTTGCATTACAACATAGATGCGACAGACACTGCTAACGAATGGAAAAAAGA ATTCCCTGCCTCTGAGCACCCAGTCCTCGCTCTGATGACGGCACCTACCTACACCCCAATCAGCCCCAAGACCGAGGGGCTTCAACATTATCTCAAGTTCACGAGCATCATCAGTGAGCCGGCAGATCTCTTCATTGAGAAAAGCCTCCAAAGACCTTTCTGGGGTCTGCATCTTAGAAATGGTGCTGACTGG AGCCGTACTTGCGAGCTTGCCAAGGACTACCCTCATCTCCTCAGCTCACGCCAGTGCACCAGGGAGGAGGATGATTCCGTAACCAAGCAGATGTGCATCCATTCCGAGGAGGAGGTCATCTCAGACATCAGATCTCAGATCTATCTGGCTGAGGAGACAGACAGAGAATTGCCTAAGACCATCTTTGTGGCTACTGATCACGTGGCAATGGAGGAAGAACTACAGGCAGCATTCCCGGAT ATCAAGATCGTCGCGTGGGGTCCTGATCTCGACCAGATGGATCTACACATCCTCAACCAAGCAGACCACGTGATCCTGAACTGCGTATCAGCGTTCAGCGCCTACGTCAAACGCGATCGTGACGTCAACGAGAAATCCGTCGCATTTTTCGGCTACATGGAAACGCATAAAAAACTTCCAGTAGTCAAGAGATCTCCGTTTCACGAAGAGTTGTGA